One Globicephala melas chromosome 17, mGloMel1.2, whole genome shotgun sequence DNA window includes the following coding sequences:
- the PDP1 gene encoding pyruvate dehyrogenase phosphatase catalytic subunit 1 isoform X2, which produces MDGPVPGRASAGVGAPAASTVALPLPRGIPVRSSSLPLFSDAMPAPTQLFFPLIRHCELSRIYGTACYCHHRHLCCSPPYIPQSRLRYTPHPAYATFYRPKESWWQYTQGRRYASTPQKFYLTPPQVNSILKANEYSFKVPEFDGKNVSSVLGFDSNQLPANAPIEDRRSAATCLQTRGMLLGVFDGHAGCACSQAVSERLFYYIAVSLLPHETLLEIENAVESGRALLPILQWHKHPNDYFSKEASKLYFNSLRTYWQELIDLNTGESTEIDVKEALVNAFKRLDNDISLEAQVGDPNSFLNYLVLRVAFSGATACVAHVDGVDLHVANTGDSRAMLGVQEEDGSWSAVTLSNDHNAQNEREVERLKLEHPKNEAKSVVKQDRLLGLLMPFRAFGDVKFKWSIDLQKRVIESGPDQLNDNEYTKFIPPNYYTPPYLTAEPEVTYHRLRPQDKFLVLATDGLWETMHRQDVVRIVGEYLTGMHHQQPIAVGGYKVTLGQMHGLLTERRAKMSSVFEDQNAATHLIRHAVGNNEFGAVDHERLSKMLSLPEELARMYRDDITIIVVQFNSHVVGAYQNQE; this is translated from the exons ATGGACGGGCCGGTCCCGGGGCGCGCTTCTGCGGGCGTTGGGGCCCCCGCCGCCTCCACTGTAGCTCTGCCTCTCCCGCGGG GAATCCCAGTCAGAAGTTCCAGCCTGCCGCTGTTCTCTGATGCCATGCCAGCACCAACTCAACTGTTTTTCCCTCTGATCCGTCACTGTGAACTGAGCAGAATCTATGGCACTGCATGTTACTGCCACCACAGACATCTCTGCTGCTCACCCCCTTACATTCCTCAGAGTCGCCTGAGATACACACCCCATCCGGCATATGCTACCTTTTATAGGCCAAAGGAGAGCTGGTGGCAGTACACCCAAGGAAGGAGATACGCTTCCACACCACAGAAATTTTACCTTACACCTCCACAAGTCAACAGCATCCTAAAAGCTAATGAATACAGTTTCAAAGTGCCAGAATTTGATGGCAAAAATGTCAGTTCTGTCCTTGGATTTGACAGCAATCAGCTGCCTGCGAATGCACCCATTGAGGACCGGAGAAGTGCAGCAACCTGCTTGCAGACCAGAGGGATGCTTTTGGGGGTTTTCGATGGCCATGCAGGCTGTGCTTGCTCCCAGGCAGTCAGTGAAAGACTCTTTTATTATATTGCTGTCTCTCTGTTACCCCATGAGACTTTGCTAGAGATCGAAAATGCGGTGGAGAGCGGTCGAGCACTGCTCCCCATTCTCCAGTGGCACAAGCATCCCAATGATTACTTCAGTAAGGAGGCGTCCAAATTATATTTCAACAGCTTGAGGACTTACTGGCAAGAGCTTATAGACCTTAACACTGGGGAGTCGACTGAAATTGATGTTAAGGAGGCTTTGGTTAATGCTTTCAAGAGGCTTGATAATGACATCTCCTTGGAGGCTCAAGTCGGTGATCCCAATTCTTTCCTCAACTACCTGGTGCTTCGAGTGGCATTTTCTGGGGCCACAGCTTGTGTGGCCCATGTGGATGGTGTTGACCTTCATGTGGCCAATACTGGTGATAGCAGAGCCATGCTGGGTGTTCAGGAAGAGGACGGCTCTTGGTCAGCAGTCACTCTATCTAATGACCACAATGCTCAGAATGAAAGAGAAGTGGAACGCCTGAAATTGGAGCACCCAAAGAATGAGGCCAAGAGTGTGGTGAAACAGGATCGGCTGCTTGGCTTACTGATGCCTTTTAGGGCTTTTGGAGACGTAAAGTTCAAATGGAGCATTGACCTTCAAAAGAGAGTGATAGAATCTGGCCCAGACCAGCTGAATGACAACGAATATACCAAGTTTATCCCTCCTAATTATTACACACCTCCTTATCTCACTGCTGAGCCAGAAGTAACTTACCACCGATTAAGGCCACAGGATAAATTTCTGGTATTGGCAACTGATGGATTGTGGGAGACAATGCATAGGCAGGATGTGGTTAGGATTGTGGGCGAGTACCTAACAGGCATGCATCACCAACAGCCAATAGCTGTTGGTGGCTATAAGGTGACTCTGGGACAGATGCATGGCCTTTTAACAGAAAGGAGAGCCAAGATGTCATCGGTATTTGAGGATCAGAATGCAGCAACCCATCTAATTCGCCATGCTGTGGGCAACAACGAGTTTGGGGCTGTTGATCACGAGCGCCTCTCCAAAATGCTTAGTCTTCCTGAAGAGCTTGCTAGGATGTACAGGGATGACATTACAATCATTGTAGTTCAGTTCAATTCTCATGTCGTAGGGGCATATCAAAACCAGGAATAG
- the PDP1 gene encoding pyruvate dehyrogenase phosphatase catalytic subunit 1 isoform X1 gives MSISALLSMGRCCCRCCCPRGLWMLSAPCCDDRRMCVCPGPRRIGIPVRSSSLPLFSDAMPAPTQLFFPLIRHCELSRIYGTACYCHHRHLCCSPPYIPQSRLRYTPHPAYATFYRPKESWWQYTQGRRYASTPQKFYLTPPQVNSILKANEYSFKVPEFDGKNVSSVLGFDSNQLPANAPIEDRRSAATCLQTRGMLLGVFDGHAGCACSQAVSERLFYYIAVSLLPHETLLEIENAVESGRALLPILQWHKHPNDYFSKEASKLYFNSLRTYWQELIDLNTGESTEIDVKEALVNAFKRLDNDISLEAQVGDPNSFLNYLVLRVAFSGATACVAHVDGVDLHVANTGDSRAMLGVQEEDGSWSAVTLSNDHNAQNEREVERLKLEHPKNEAKSVVKQDRLLGLLMPFRAFGDVKFKWSIDLQKRVIESGPDQLNDNEYTKFIPPNYYTPPYLTAEPEVTYHRLRPQDKFLVLATDGLWETMHRQDVVRIVGEYLTGMHHQQPIAVGGYKVTLGQMHGLLTERRAKMSSVFEDQNAATHLIRHAVGNNEFGAVDHERLSKMLSLPEELARMYRDDITIIVVQFNSHVVGAYQNQE, from the exons atgagcatctctgccttgctttcaatgggCCGGTGCTGCTGTCGCTGCTGCTGTCCGCGCGGGTTGTGGATGTTGTCGGCTCCGTGTTGTGATGAcaggagaatgtgtgtgtgtcccGGGCCCAGACGAATTG GAATCCCAGTCAGAAGTTCCAGCCTGCCGCTGTTCTCTGATGCCATGCCAGCACCAACTCAACTGTTTTTCCCTCTGATCCGTCACTGTGAACTGAGCAGAATCTATGGCACTGCATGTTACTGCCACCACAGACATCTCTGCTGCTCACCCCCTTACATTCCTCAGAGTCGCCTGAGATACACACCCCATCCGGCATATGCTACCTTTTATAGGCCAAAGGAGAGCTGGTGGCAGTACACCCAAGGAAGGAGATACGCTTCCACACCACAGAAATTTTACCTTACACCTCCACAAGTCAACAGCATCCTAAAAGCTAATGAATACAGTTTCAAAGTGCCAGAATTTGATGGCAAAAATGTCAGTTCTGTCCTTGGATTTGACAGCAATCAGCTGCCTGCGAATGCACCCATTGAGGACCGGAGAAGTGCAGCAACCTGCTTGCAGACCAGAGGGATGCTTTTGGGGGTTTTCGATGGCCATGCAGGCTGTGCTTGCTCCCAGGCAGTCAGTGAAAGACTCTTTTATTATATTGCTGTCTCTCTGTTACCCCATGAGACTTTGCTAGAGATCGAAAATGCGGTGGAGAGCGGTCGAGCACTGCTCCCCATTCTCCAGTGGCACAAGCATCCCAATGATTACTTCAGTAAGGAGGCGTCCAAATTATATTTCAACAGCTTGAGGACTTACTGGCAAGAGCTTATAGACCTTAACACTGGGGAGTCGACTGAAATTGATGTTAAGGAGGCTTTGGTTAATGCTTTCAAGAGGCTTGATAATGACATCTCCTTGGAGGCTCAAGTCGGTGATCCCAATTCTTTCCTCAACTACCTGGTGCTTCGAGTGGCATTTTCTGGGGCCACAGCTTGTGTGGCCCATGTGGATGGTGTTGACCTTCATGTGGCCAATACTGGTGATAGCAGAGCCATGCTGGGTGTTCAGGAAGAGGACGGCTCTTGGTCAGCAGTCACTCTATCTAATGACCACAATGCTCAGAATGAAAGAGAAGTGGAACGCCTGAAATTGGAGCACCCAAAGAATGAGGCCAAGAGTGTGGTGAAACAGGATCGGCTGCTTGGCTTACTGATGCCTTTTAGGGCTTTTGGAGACGTAAAGTTCAAATGGAGCATTGACCTTCAAAAGAGAGTGATAGAATCTGGCCCAGACCAGCTGAATGACAACGAATATACCAAGTTTATCCCTCCTAATTATTACACACCTCCTTATCTCACTGCTGAGCCAGAAGTAACTTACCACCGATTAAGGCCACAGGATAAATTTCTGGTATTGGCAACTGATGGATTGTGGGAGACAATGCATAGGCAGGATGTGGTTAGGATTGTGGGCGAGTACCTAACAGGCATGCATCACCAACAGCCAATAGCTGTTGGTGGCTATAAGGTGACTCTGGGACAGATGCATGGCCTTTTAACAGAAAGGAGAGCCAAGATGTCATCGGTATTTGAGGATCAGAATGCAGCAACCCATCTAATTCGCCATGCTGTGGGCAACAACGAGTTTGGGGCTGTTGATCACGAGCGCCTCTCCAAAATGCTTAGTCTTCCTGAAGAGCTTGCTAGGATGTACAGGGATGACATTACAATCATTGTAGTTCAGTTCAATTCTCATGTCGTAGGGGCATATCAAAACCAGGAATAG
- the PDP1 gene encoding pyruvate dehyrogenase phosphatase catalytic subunit 1 isoform X3 — translation MCVCPGPRRIGIPVRSSSLPLFSDAMPAPTQLFFPLIRHCELSRIYGTACYCHHRHLCCSPPYIPQSRLRYTPHPAYATFYRPKESWWQYTQGRRYASTPQKFYLTPPQVNSILKANEYSFKVPEFDGKNVSSVLGFDSNQLPANAPIEDRRSAATCLQTRGMLLGVFDGHAGCACSQAVSERLFYYIAVSLLPHETLLEIENAVESGRALLPILQWHKHPNDYFSKEASKLYFNSLRTYWQELIDLNTGESTEIDVKEALVNAFKRLDNDISLEAQVGDPNSFLNYLVLRVAFSGATACVAHVDGVDLHVANTGDSRAMLGVQEEDGSWSAVTLSNDHNAQNEREVERLKLEHPKNEAKSVVKQDRLLGLLMPFRAFGDVKFKWSIDLQKRVIESGPDQLNDNEYTKFIPPNYYTPPYLTAEPEVTYHRLRPQDKFLVLATDGLWETMHRQDVVRIVGEYLTGMHHQQPIAVGGYKVTLGQMHGLLTERRAKMSSVFEDQNAATHLIRHAVGNNEFGAVDHERLSKMLSLPEELARMYRDDITIIVVQFNSHVVGAYQNQE, via the exons atgtgtgtgtgtcccGGGCCCAGACGAATTG GAATCCCAGTCAGAAGTTCCAGCCTGCCGCTGTTCTCTGATGCCATGCCAGCACCAACTCAACTGTTTTTCCCTCTGATCCGTCACTGTGAACTGAGCAGAATCTATGGCACTGCATGTTACTGCCACCACAGACATCTCTGCTGCTCACCCCCTTACATTCCTCAGAGTCGCCTGAGATACACACCCCATCCGGCATATGCTACCTTTTATAGGCCAAAGGAGAGCTGGTGGCAGTACACCCAAGGAAGGAGATACGCTTCCACACCACAGAAATTTTACCTTACACCTCCACAAGTCAACAGCATCCTAAAAGCTAATGAATACAGTTTCAAAGTGCCAGAATTTGATGGCAAAAATGTCAGTTCTGTCCTTGGATTTGACAGCAATCAGCTGCCTGCGAATGCACCCATTGAGGACCGGAGAAGTGCAGCAACCTGCTTGCAGACCAGAGGGATGCTTTTGGGGGTTTTCGATGGCCATGCAGGCTGTGCTTGCTCCCAGGCAGTCAGTGAAAGACTCTTTTATTATATTGCTGTCTCTCTGTTACCCCATGAGACTTTGCTAGAGATCGAAAATGCGGTGGAGAGCGGTCGAGCACTGCTCCCCATTCTCCAGTGGCACAAGCATCCCAATGATTACTTCAGTAAGGAGGCGTCCAAATTATATTTCAACAGCTTGAGGACTTACTGGCAAGAGCTTATAGACCTTAACACTGGGGAGTCGACTGAAATTGATGTTAAGGAGGCTTTGGTTAATGCTTTCAAGAGGCTTGATAATGACATCTCCTTGGAGGCTCAAGTCGGTGATCCCAATTCTTTCCTCAACTACCTGGTGCTTCGAGTGGCATTTTCTGGGGCCACAGCTTGTGTGGCCCATGTGGATGGTGTTGACCTTCATGTGGCCAATACTGGTGATAGCAGAGCCATGCTGGGTGTTCAGGAAGAGGACGGCTCTTGGTCAGCAGTCACTCTATCTAATGACCACAATGCTCAGAATGAAAGAGAAGTGGAACGCCTGAAATTGGAGCACCCAAAGAATGAGGCCAAGAGTGTGGTGAAACAGGATCGGCTGCTTGGCTTACTGATGCCTTTTAGGGCTTTTGGAGACGTAAAGTTCAAATGGAGCATTGACCTTCAAAAGAGAGTGATAGAATCTGGCCCAGACCAGCTGAATGACAACGAATATACCAAGTTTATCCCTCCTAATTATTACACACCTCCTTATCTCACTGCTGAGCCAGAAGTAACTTACCACCGATTAAGGCCACAGGATAAATTTCTGGTATTGGCAACTGATGGATTGTGGGAGACAATGCATAGGCAGGATGTGGTTAGGATTGTGGGCGAGTACCTAACAGGCATGCATCACCAACAGCCAATAGCTGTTGGTGGCTATAAGGTGACTCTGGGACAGATGCATGGCCTTTTAACAGAAAGGAGAGCCAAGATGTCATCGGTATTTGAGGATCAGAATGCAGCAACCCATCTAATTCGCCATGCTGTGGGCAACAACGAGTTTGGGGCTGTTGATCACGAGCGCCTCTCCAAAATGCTTAGTCTTCCTGAAGAGCTTGCTAGGATGTACAGGGATGACATTACAATCATTGTAGTTCAGTTCAATTCTCATGTCGTAGGGGCATATCAAAACCAGGAATAG
- the PDP1 gene encoding pyruvate dehyrogenase phosphatase catalytic subunit 1 isoform X4 translates to MPAPTQLFFPLIRHCELSRIYGTACYCHHRHLCCSPPYIPQSRLRYTPHPAYATFYRPKESWWQYTQGRRYASTPQKFYLTPPQVNSILKANEYSFKVPEFDGKNVSSVLGFDSNQLPANAPIEDRRSAATCLQTRGMLLGVFDGHAGCACSQAVSERLFYYIAVSLLPHETLLEIENAVESGRALLPILQWHKHPNDYFSKEASKLYFNSLRTYWQELIDLNTGESTEIDVKEALVNAFKRLDNDISLEAQVGDPNSFLNYLVLRVAFSGATACVAHVDGVDLHVANTGDSRAMLGVQEEDGSWSAVTLSNDHNAQNEREVERLKLEHPKNEAKSVVKQDRLLGLLMPFRAFGDVKFKWSIDLQKRVIESGPDQLNDNEYTKFIPPNYYTPPYLTAEPEVTYHRLRPQDKFLVLATDGLWETMHRQDVVRIVGEYLTGMHHQQPIAVGGYKVTLGQMHGLLTERRAKMSSVFEDQNAATHLIRHAVGNNEFGAVDHERLSKMLSLPEELARMYRDDITIIVVQFNSHVVGAYQNQE, encoded by the coding sequence ATGCCAGCACCAACTCAACTGTTTTTCCCTCTGATCCGTCACTGTGAACTGAGCAGAATCTATGGCACTGCATGTTACTGCCACCACAGACATCTCTGCTGCTCACCCCCTTACATTCCTCAGAGTCGCCTGAGATACACACCCCATCCGGCATATGCTACCTTTTATAGGCCAAAGGAGAGCTGGTGGCAGTACACCCAAGGAAGGAGATACGCTTCCACACCACAGAAATTTTACCTTACACCTCCACAAGTCAACAGCATCCTAAAAGCTAATGAATACAGTTTCAAAGTGCCAGAATTTGATGGCAAAAATGTCAGTTCTGTCCTTGGATTTGACAGCAATCAGCTGCCTGCGAATGCACCCATTGAGGACCGGAGAAGTGCAGCAACCTGCTTGCAGACCAGAGGGATGCTTTTGGGGGTTTTCGATGGCCATGCAGGCTGTGCTTGCTCCCAGGCAGTCAGTGAAAGACTCTTTTATTATATTGCTGTCTCTCTGTTACCCCATGAGACTTTGCTAGAGATCGAAAATGCGGTGGAGAGCGGTCGAGCACTGCTCCCCATTCTCCAGTGGCACAAGCATCCCAATGATTACTTCAGTAAGGAGGCGTCCAAATTATATTTCAACAGCTTGAGGACTTACTGGCAAGAGCTTATAGACCTTAACACTGGGGAGTCGACTGAAATTGATGTTAAGGAGGCTTTGGTTAATGCTTTCAAGAGGCTTGATAATGACATCTCCTTGGAGGCTCAAGTCGGTGATCCCAATTCTTTCCTCAACTACCTGGTGCTTCGAGTGGCATTTTCTGGGGCCACAGCTTGTGTGGCCCATGTGGATGGTGTTGACCTTCATGTGGCCAATACTGGTGATAGCAGAGCCATGCTGGGTGTTCAGGAAGAGGACGGCTCTTGGTCAGCAGTCACTCTATCTAATGACCACAATGCTCAGAATGAAAGAGAAGTGGAACGCCTGAAATTGGAGCACCCAAAGAATGAGGCCAAGAGTGTGGTGAAACAGGATCGGCTGCTTGGCTTACTGATGCCTTTTAGGGCTTTTGGAGACGTAAAGTTCAAATGGAGCATTGACCTTCAAAAGAGAGTGATAGAATCTGGCCCAGACCAGCTGAATGACAACGAATATACCAAGTTTATCCCTCCTAATTATTACACACCTCCTTATCTCACTGCTGAGCCAGAAGTAACTTACCACCGATTAAGGCCACAGGATAAATTTCTGGTATTGGCAACTGATGGATTGTGGGAGACAATGCATAGGCAGGATGTGGTTAGGATTGTGGGCGAGTACCTAACAGGCATGCATCACCAACAGCCAATAGCTGTTGGTGGCTATAAGGTGACTCTGGGACAGATGCATGGCCTTTTAACAGAAAGGAGAGCCAAGATGTCATCGGTATTTGAGGATCAGAATGCAGCAACCCATCTAATTCGCCATGCTGTGGGCAACAACGAGTTTGGGGCTGTTGATCACGAGCGCCTCTCCAAAATGCTTAGTCTTCCTGAAGAGCTTGCTAGGATGTACAGGGATGACATTACAATCATTGTAGTTCAGTTCAATTCTCATGTCGTAGGGGCATATCAAAACCAGGAATAG